A portion of the Thermosediminibacter oceani DSM 16646 genome contains these proteins:
- a CDS encoding integrase core domain-containing protein, with product MTLYQKLKASGNPQAVAQITISLLESHSVKETAKILGVTPRWVYKLRERFRLSNGDISACIKKRGPKFRMPNRTPEHIENLVVTLAKETNLGSKRLALFIKNTFNIQLSPFTIRNIRRRYGIHCRKHKTITGSRRFATDFSAFEPLQLWQIDAKHIADQSALPPEAYASIFKNKLPPFQFTAIDIKTRLRFIAYADSLDFKNGLTFMLLVAAWLRAFGVKHQLFFQTDNGAEFGGSAGSRKRKLIQKLIFDHWNVSLLNIPERNKETNCFVERSHRTDDEEFYALNLKKVTSRTSFLKMAQNWILYFNYRRPHFGKNMNGMTPVEALKFYRCFYHPAIGSMPVVVLDQLSNYTSLLFDISSLPWDNLPRNKKLLNETMAHYS from the coding sequence ATGACATTATACCAAAAACTTAAAGCTTCGGGTAATCCCCAGGCTGTTGCTCAAATCACTATCTCTTTACTTGAGTCTCATTCCGTTAAAGAAACCGCTAAAATCTTGGGTGTTACTCCAAGATGGGTGTATAAATTAAGAGAGCGTTTCAGGCTTTCTAATGGGGATATATCGGCCTGTATCAAAAAACGAGGACCTAAATTCCGCATGCCTAACAGAACTCCGGAGCACATCGAAAATTTGGTCGTTACTCTGGCAAAAGAAACTAATCTGGGCTCTAAAAGGCTGGCATTGTTCATTAAAAATACCTTCAATATTCAACTTTCCCCTTTTACTATTCGAAATATTAGAAGACGTTACGGTATACACTGCCGTAAACACAAGACGATTACCGGCTCCCGCCGATTTGCTACAGATTTCTCCGCCTTCGAACCTTTGCAGCTCTGGCAGATCGATGCAAAACATATCGCCGATCAATCGGCTTTGCCTCCCGAAGCTTATGCATCTATTTTCAAAAATAAGCTGCCTCCTTTTCAGTTCACTGCTATTGATATTAAAACAAGGTTGCGCTTTATTGCGTATGCCGATTCTCTCGATTTTAAAAATGGGTTGACTTTCATGCTGCTTGTGGCAGCCTGGCTTAGAGCCTTCGGTGTAAAACATCAACTCTTCTTTCAAACAGACAATGGAGCAGAGTTCGGAGGCAGTGCCGGCTCTCGTAAAAGAAAACTCATTCAAAAACTTATTTTCGATCATTGGAACGTATCTTTGCTTAATATCCCGGAAAGGAATAAGGAAACAAATTGCTTCGTTGAACGCTCTCACCGCACTGATGATGAGGAGTTTTACGCTTTAAACTTGAAAAAAGTAACTTCAAGGACTTCATTCCTAAAGATGGCTCAAAATTGGATACTATATTTCAACTACAGGCGGCCGCATTTTGGCAAAAACATGAATGGAATGACTCCTGTTGAGGCGTTGAAGTTTTATCGCTGCTTTTATCATCCTGCAATTGGTTCTATGCCTGTAGTTGTTTTGGATCAGCTTTCTAATTACACTTCTTTGCTTTTTGACATCTCTTCTTTGCCCTGGGATAACCTGCCCAGAAATAAAAAGCTATTGAACGAAACTATGGCACATTACAGCTGA
- the ilvE gene encoding branched-chain-amino-acid transaminase, which yields MSIQVYINGSYFPKEEAKISVFDHGFLYGDGVFEGIRAYDGRVFRLRQHIDRLYSGARAIMLDIPLSKDEMVEVVLETLRRNRLRDAYIRLVVSRGEGDLGLDPRKCSKPTIICITDKIVLYPQKMYEEGLEIITAATRRNTPEGVNPQVKTLNYLNNIMAKIEANQAGVMEALMLNTDDYVAECTGDNIFIVKDGVLITPPTYSGILIGITRNAIIELAQKLGIKVEEKLFTRYEVYAADECFLTGTAAEAIPVVKVDGRVIGDGKPGTITRRLLEAFKELVRTDGEKIYLED from the coding sequence ATGAGTATCCAGGTTTACATCAACGGCAGTTATTTTCCGAAGGAGGAAGCAAAAATTTCGGTATTTGACCACGGCTTCCTTTACGGTGATGGAGTTTTTGAGGGCATACGGGCTTACGACGGTAGAGTATTCCGGTTAAGACAGCATATCGATAGACTTTACAGCGGAGCAAGAGCGATAATGCTCGATATACCGCTTTCCAAAGATGAAATGGTAGAGGTGGTACTGGAGACTCTGCGGCGGAATCGTTTAAGAGACGCGTATATCAGGCTGGTTGTCTCACGGGGGGAGGGGGACCTTGGGCTCGATCCCAGGAAATGCAGTAAACCCACCATCATATGCATAACGGATAAAATCGTGCTGTACCCTCAGAAAATGTACGAGGAAGGGCTCGAAATAATAACTGCGGCCACGCGCAGGAATACGCCGGAAGGCGTAAATCCCCAGGTGAAGACCCTGAATTATTTAAATAATATAATGGCGAAAATAGAGGCAAACCAGGCGGGAGTTATGGAAGCCCTTATGCTTAACACCGATGACTACGTGGCCGAATGTACAGGGGACAATATCTTCATAGTCAAAGACGGTGTCCTGATTACTCCGCCGACCTACTCCGGAATACTCATAGGTATTACAAGAAATGCTATAATCGAGCTGGCGCAAAAGCTCGGTATAAAGGTGGAGGAAAAACTTTTCACCCGTTACGAAGTATATGCGGCGGATGAATGCTTCCTAACCGGCACGGCCGCTGAAGCCATCCCTGTAGTGAAAGTCGACGGCAGGGTAATTGGCGACGGCAAGCCCGGAACAATAACACGGCGGCTCCTGGAAGCTTTTAAAGAACTGGTTAGGACCGACGGCGAAAAAATTTACCTCGAAGACTGA
- a CDS encoding RNA polymerase sigma factor SigX has translation MLFLDYVEVFTNYYSKVYKQLLYILNDPFLAEDLAQEVFLKFYRNPPEKEECIGAWLFQVAKNVAYNHIRGENNRIHREIKACLFKGTEMYSPSYAQEEQIYVRQVLKRMDERDRTILILKLSGYSYEEIAGVLGVKKTSVGTLIARAQRRFKELYEKGV, from the coding sequence GTGTTGTTTCTGGACTACGTAGAGGTGTTTACCAATTATTACAGTAAGGTATATAAACAGCTGCTATATATATTAAACGATCCTTTTCTTGCAGAAGACCTTGCGCAAGAGGTATTTTTGAAATTTTACCGGAATCCCCCCGAAAAAGAAGAATGTATAGGAGCGTGGCTTTTTCAGGTGGCAAAAAATGTGGCTTATAATCATATAAGAGGTGAAAACAACCGGATACATAGGGAGATAAAAGCCTGTCTTTTTAAGGGAACAGAAATGTATTCTCCATCATACGCGCAGGAAGAGCAGATCTACGTCCGGCAGGTGCTGAAGAGGATGGATGAAAGAGACAGGACCATATTGATCCTGAAACTTTCCGGTTACAGCTACGAGGAAATAGCAGGAGTTCTGGGAGTAAAAAAGACTTCGGTGGGTACTCTCATAGCTAGGGCTCAAAGGAGATTCAAAGAACTTTATGAAAAGGGGGTGTAA